The Labrenzia sp. CE80 genome window below encodes:
- a CDS encoding carbon-phosphorus lyase complex subunit PhnI — protein sequence MYVAVKGGEKAIRNAHKLLAKRRRGDTSVPSLTVDQIAEQLALSVARVMCEGSLYDEGLAALAIKQARGDLIEAAFLIRAYRTTLPRFGYSETLDTAKMLVERRISATYKDLPGGQLLGPTFDYSHRLLDFAMAAEDEGALDAVESGTPSNEGMPRVTDLLSDEGLMEADPLPEASDAVGDLTREPLSFPADRDLRLQNLARGDEGFLLSLAYSSQRGYARTHPFTGEIRYGEVEVEFFAEELGFNVKLGAIKVTECQMVNQFSGSAKSPPKFTRGYGLVFGQVERKAMAMSMVDRALRWEELGEEQTAPVQDTEFVLSHSDNIQATGFVEHLKLPHYVDFQAELDLVRRMRAEWFAARDQQDPYAQTDLETGKEAAE from the coding sequence ATGTATGTTGCAGTCAAGGGCGGTGAGAAGGCGATCCGCAATGCCCATAAGCTTCTGGCAAAACGCCGGCGGGGAGACACGTCGGTTCCATCGCTGACAGTGGATCAGATCGCCGAACAGCTGGCGCTCTCTGTCGCGCGTGTGATGTGCGAGGGCTCTCTCTATGATGAGGGCCTTGCCGCGCTGGCGATCAAGCAAGCCCGTGGCGACCTCATCGAGGCCGCCTTTCTCATCAGGGCCTATCGCACAACCCTGCCCCGTTTTGGCTACTCGGAAACCCTCGACACCGCCAAGATGCTGGTCGAGCGACGCATTTCAGCCACTTACAAGGATCTTCCCGGCGGCCAGCTGCTTGGGCCGACCTTCGACTACAGCCACCGTCTGCTCGATTTCGCCATGGCCGCCGAGGATGAAGGTGCGCTTGATGCCGTGGAAAGCGGAACGCCTTCGAATGAGGGCATGCCGCGCGTAACGGATCTTCTGAGCGACGAAGGCCTGATGGAGGCAGACCCGCTTCCCGAAGCCAGCGATGCCGTTGGGGATCTGACGCGCGAACCGCTGTCGTTCCCGGCTGATCGAGATCTGCGCCTTCAGAATCTGGCACGTGGCGACGAAGGCTTCCTGTTGTCATTGGCCTACTCCTCCCAACGCGGATATGCCCGCACCCACCCTTTCACCGGTGAAATCCGGTACGGCGAGGTCGAAGTGGAGTTTTTCGCCGAAGAGCTTGGTTTCAACGTCAAACTCGGCGCCATCAAGGTGACGGAGTGCCAGATGGTGAACCAGTTCTCGGGCTCAGCCAAATCACCGCCGAAATTCACACGTGGTTACGGTCTCGTATTCGGTCAGGTCGAGCGAAAGGCCATGGCCATGTCCATGGTCGACCGCGCCCTCAGGTGGGAAGAACTCGGCGAGGAACAGACCGCCCCCGTGCAGGACACGGAATTCGTGCTGTCCCACTCCGACAACATCCAGGCCACGGGCTTTGTCGAACATCTGAAACTACCGCATTACGTGGATTTCCAGGCGGAACTCGATCTCGTGCGCCGGATGCGTGCGGAATGGTTCGCCGCCCGCGATCAGCAGGATCCATACGCGCAAACCGATCTCGAGACGGGAAAGGAGGCCGCAGAATGA
- a CDS encoding alpha-D-ribose 1-methylphosphonate 5-phosphate C-P-lyase PhnJ, producing the protein MTLPASKSIAPDEGSYNFAYLDEQTKRMIRRAILKGIAIPGYQVPFASREMPMPYGWGTGGVQVTAAILGADDTLKVIDQGSDDTTNAVAIRGFFEKTAGVATTTSTEDASIIQTRHRIPEMALNANQILVFQVPIPEPLRFLEPRETETRKMHALEEYGLMHVKLYEDIAKNGHIATTYAYPVEVNGRYVMDPSPTPKFDNPKIDNMEALQLYGAGREKRIYAIPPYTKVKSLDFDDYPFEVQSFDTPCGLCNAEGVYLDEVILDDKGGRMFVCSDSDHCEERRANGHLGPMAADPAATLLSGGTQEKGQ; encoded by the coding sequence ATGACCCTCCCAGCATCCAAATCCATCGCGCCCGATGAGGGCAGCTACAACTTCGCCTATCTCGACGAACAGACCAAGCGCATGATCCGGCGTGCGATCCTCAAGGGGATCGCCATTCCGGGCTACCAGGTGCCTTTCGCCTCCCGCGAAATGCCCATGCCCTACGGCTGGGGCACCGGCGGCGTTCAGGTCACCGCTGCAATTTTGGGGGCAGACGACACACTGAAGGTCATCGACCAGGGCTCGGACGACACCACCAACGCAGTCGCCATCCGAGGTTTCTTTGAAAAGACAGCCGGCGTCGCCACCACCACCAGCACAGAGGACGCCAGCATCATTCAGACCAGGCACCGGATCCCGGAGATGGCTCTGAACGCCAACCAGATCCTCGTGTTCCAGGTGCCTATTCCGGAGCCGCTCCGCTTCCTCGAGCCGCGCGAGACGGAAACGCGCAAGATGCATGCGCTGGAAGAATACGGCCTGATGCACGTAAAGCTGTACGAGGACATCGCCAAGAACGGCCATATTGCAACGACCTATGCGTATCCGGTCGAGGTCAACGGCCGCTATGTGATGGATCCTTCGCCAACGCCGAAATTCGACAATCCGAAGATCGACAACATGGAAGCCCTTCAGCTCTACGGCGCAGGCCGGGAAAAGCGGATCTATGCCATTCCGCCTTACACCAAGGTCAAGAGCCTCGATTTCGATGACTATCCGTTTGAGGTCCAGTCCTTCGATACGCCCTGCGGCCTGTGCAACGCCGAGGGCGTCTATCTCGACGAGGTCATTCTGGACGACAAGGGCGGGCGCATGTTCGTCTGCTCCGACAGTGACCATTGCGAGGAAAGACGCGCAAACGGACACCTCGGCCCCATGGCCGCCGACCCCGCCGCTACGCTGCTGTCCGGTGGAACCCAGGAGAAGGGCCAATGA
- the phnK gene encoding phosphonate C-P lyase system protein PhnK, whose amino-acid sequence MIDQNNQEPLLQVHGVTRYYGDRIGCQDVDFQLWPGEVLAIVGESGSGKTTLLNCLSTRLAPTAGAIEYRMRDGSMRNLYELSEAERRLLMRTDWGFVHQNAADGLRMTVSAGANVGERLMAVGQRHYGKIRETATDWLDRVEITVDRIDDDPRAFSGGMRQRLQIARNLVTHPRLVFMDEPTGGLDVSVQARLLDMLRRLVSELGLSVIIVTHDLAVARLLSHRIMVMRHGEVIETGLTDQVLDDPREPYTQLLVSSILQV is encoded by the coding sequence ATGATCGACCAGAACAATCAGGAGCCGCTGCTGCAGGTTCATGGCGTCACGCGCTATTATGGTGATCGCATCGGCTGCCAAGACGTGGACTTCCAGCTCTGGCCCGGTGAGGTCCTTGCCATTGTTGGAGAAAGTGGATCAGGCAAGACGACGCTGCTCAACTGCCTGTCGACCCGGCTTGCACCAACCGCTGGCGCTATCGAATACCGTATGCGCGACGGCTCCATGCGCAACCTCTATGAGTTGTCCGAAGCCGAACGGCGCCTGCTCATGCGCACCGATTGGGGCTTCGTCCATCAAAACGCTGCCGACGGACTGCGCATGACGGTTTCCGCCGGCGCCAATGTCGGCGAACGGTTGATGGCCGTCGGCCAACGCCACTACGGAAAAATCCGCGAAACCGCCACGGACTGGCTCGACCGGGTAGAAATCACCGTCGACCGCATTGATGACGATCCGCGCGCCTTTTCCGGCGGCATGCGTCAACGGCTTCAGATTGCTCGCAATCTGGTGACACACCCACGGCTCGTGTTCATGGACGAACCGACCGGCGGCCTCGACGTATCCGTTCAGGCACGTCTGCTCGACATGTTGCGGCGGCTGGTCAGCGAACTTGGCCTGTCTGTCATCATCGTCACCCACGACCTGGCTGTGGCCCGGCTCTTGTCCCACCGCATCATGGTCATGCGCCATGGGGAAGTCATCGAGACAGGTCTGACCGATCAGGTTCTCGATGACCCGCGCGAGCCATATACTCAGCTTCTCGTCTCTTCCATTCTCCAGGTCTGA
- the phnL gene encoding phosphonate C-P lyase system protein PhnL — translation MPVRLYLNTVGKTFTMHLQGGTSIPVVSNVDFAVEAGECVVLGGPSGAGKSSILKMIFGNYRCDEGQILITCNDEIVNIADAAPRQILSLRQDTIGYVSQFLRVIPRVSATEVVAEPLIAQGTSEEAALAKARDLLKRLNVPERLWNLPPATFSGGEQQRVNIARGFIAHYPILLLDEPTASLDAVNRSVVVELVDEKKAAGVAMLGILHDQDVRDRIADRIIDVTKFKIAA, via the coding sequence ATGCCAGTCCGTCTTTATCTGAACACCGTCGGCAAGACCTTCACCATGCATCTGCAGGGCGGCACCTCGATCCCGGTCGTGTCCAATGTCGATTTTGCCGTTGAAGCTGGAGAGTGTGTCGTCCTCGGAGGGCCTTCAGGTGCCGGCAAGAGTTCGATTCTCAAGATGATCTTCGGCAACTATCGCTGTGACGAGGGTCAGATCCTGATCACCTGCAACGACGAAATCGTCAACATCGCAGACGCCGCACCGCGTCAGATCCTCTCATTGCGCCAGGACACGATCGGCTATGTCAGTCAGTTCCTCCGGGTCATCCCCAGGGTGTCGGCCACGGAGGTGGTTGCTGAACCGTTGATCGCTCAGGGGACCAGCGAAGAGGCTGCTCTCGCAAAGGCCAGAGATCTCCTGAAACGGCTCAATGTGCCCGAACGGCTTTGGAACCTGCCACCAGCGACTTTCTCCGGCGGTGAGCAGCAGCGCGTGAACATCGCACGCGGCTTCATTGCCCACTATCCGATCCTGCTTCTGGACGAGCCAACCGCGTCGCTCGATGCGGTAAACCGGTCGGTGGTGGTGGAGTTGGTCGATGAAAAGAAAGCTGCGGGCGTTGCCATGCTCGGCATCCTGCATGACCAGGATGTTCGCGATCGCATCGCCGACAGGATCATCGACGTCACCAAATTCAAGATCGCTGCATAA
- a CDS encoding DUF1045 domain-containing protein gives MRYALYFAAPANDPLMQLGNLWLGRDPFAGKALSQPSLDTLSRDRFEVLTTEPRRYGFHGTLKAPFALRDGTTADELVAACTAFASESAPFVLQGLSVNRLGKFLALTPDVPEPDLSAFAETCVRRFEPFRRPLSESDLERRRKSRLTPDQDRNLVEWGYPYIFEDFRFHMTLSNKLEDEGEATTLEAAARAHFQDLTGHSRQVESLGLYCEAERGAPFQVHTIFPLTGTQTPDQSLSKCRGSK, from the coding sequence ATGCGCTACGCACTTTATTTCGCTGCTCCCGCCAATGACCCGCTAATGCAGCTTGGCAATCTATGGCTCGGCCGCGATCCCTTCGCAGGCAAGGCATTAAGCCAGCCATCGCTCGACACCCTGAGCCGCGACCGTTTTGAGGTGCTCACGACCGAGCCCCGACGCTACGGTTTTCACGGCACGTTAAAGGCACCCTTCGCGCTTCGAGACGGAACAACTGCCGATGAATTGGTGGCAGCTTGTACTGCCTTTGCGTCCGAGTCAGCGCCATTTGTGCTCCAGGGCCTTTCGGTCAATCGCCTCGGAAAATTTCTGGCGTTGACGCCCGATGTCCCCGAGCCGGACTTGTCAGCCTTCGCTGAGACCTGTGTACGCCGGTTCGAACCATTCCGCAGGCCGCTGTCCGAAAGCGACCTCGAGCGCCGCCGCAAGAGCAGACTCACGCCGGATCAGGACCGCAACCTCGTTGAATGGGGTTATCCCTATATCTTTGAGGACTTCCGTTTTCACATGACCTTGAGCAACAAGCTTGAGGACGAGGGGGAAGCGACAACACTTGAAGCGGCGGCCAGAGCGCACTTTCAAGACCTGACCGGCCACTCCCGGCAAGTCGAAAGCCTCGGCCTCTACTGCGAAGCCGAGCGCGGCGCCCCCTTTCAGGTTCACACCATCTTCCCGCTGACCGGCACGCAAACGCCGGATCAGTCTCTTTCCAAATGCCGAGGTTCAAAATGA
- a CDS encoding alpha-D-ribose 1-methylphosphonate 5-triphosphate diphosphatase: protein MSATPGTFKNARLVLPDSVMDGALQVEEGKIADISAASTAAGQDLEGDYLIPGLVELHTDHLEVHYAPRPKVRWNPVSAVQAHDAQIACAGITTVFDALRVGMDEDADLRAGDMRQLADAIETGQAENRLRADHFIHLRCEVSAPDVLDAYSVFEGDDKIRLISLMDHTPGQRQFVSLDAYKVYYQGKKGFTDEQMNAFIKARQERAGNIAPDNRKKIAADAHGRGIAIASHDDASLDHVGEAIDLGTRIAEFPTTVEAARASHDANMAVLMGAPNVVRGGSHSGNVSARELAEAGCLDVLSSDYVPVSLIQAAFQLADEVETISLPKAVAMVTSTPADTIGLTDRGALEIGRRADLVQVRMVGNVPIVRGVWREGRRVA from the coding sequence ATGAGCGCCACTCCAGGCACCTTCAAGAACGCCCGTCTCGTCCTGCCAGACAGCGTTATGGACGGCGCACTCCAGGTCGAAGAGGGCAAGATCGCTGACATTTCGGCCGCGAGCACAGCCGCGGGTCAAGATCTCGAAGGCGATTACCTGATCCCAGGCCTCGTCGAACTTCACACCGATCATCTGGAAGTTCACTACGCACCACGACCAAAGGTGCGATGGAACCCGGTCTCAGCAGTTCAGGCCCATGACGCGCAGATCGCTTGCGCCGGCATCACGACAGTTTTCGACGCCCTTCGCGTCGGTATGGACGAAGATGCCGACCTGCGGGCTGGCGATATGCGCCAACTAGCAGATGCCATTGAGACAGGACAGGCAGAGAATCGACTGCGGGCTGATCACTTCATCCACTTGCGCTGCGAAGTCTCGGCGCCTGACGTCCTGGATGCCTACTCGGTTTTCGAGGGCGACGATAAAATTCGCCTGATCTCCCTGATGGACCACACTCCAGGTCAACGGCAGTTCGTTTCGCTCGATGCCTACAAGGTCTACTACCAGGGCAAAAAGGGTTTTACAGACGAGCAGATGAACGCCTTCATCAAGGCGCGCCAAGAGCGCGCGGGCAACATTGCACCGGACAACCGCAAAAAGATCGCGGCCGACGCCCATGGTCGCGGCATCGCCATCGCCAGCCACGACGACGCCTCGCTTGACCATGTCGGCGAAGCCATCGATCTGGGTACACGCATCGCGGAATTTCCGACCACCGTCGAGGCAGCCCGTGCCTCTCACGACGCCAATATGGCCGTGCTGATGGGAGCCCCGAATGTGGTGCGCGGCGGTTCTCACTCGGGCAATGTCTCTGCACGTGAGCTCGCAGAAGCCGGCTGCCTCGATGTGCTGTCGTCGGACTATGTTCCGGTGTCTCTGATCCAGGCTGCCTTCCAGCTTGCTGACGAAGTCGAAACAATCAGCTTGCCGAAGGCCGTCGCGATGGTCACCTCCACGCCCGCTGACACTATAGGTCTGACAGATCGGGGGGCTCTTGAGATAGGACGACGTGCTGATCTGGTTCAGGTGCGCATGGTCGGCAATGTGCCGATCGTACGGGGCGTCTGGCGCGAAGGCCGCCGCGTTGCCTGA
- the phnN gene encoding phosphonate metabolism protein/1,5-bisphosphokinase (PRPP-forming) PhnN, with the protein MPEAPQHSNAEKVGPGRLVLVVGPSGAGKDTLLDGLRARLKDRADVQFARRAITREADAGSEDHDTLSQLQFDHLVETGNVALAWSAHDLGYVIPVRYDDTIRAGGTVIANGSRRALPRAFAKYQNVAVLLITAPIEVLAERLASRGRESREAIEKRLKLADLEIGETEHVIRIENTGTVEDGVAEIFKQLEF; encoded by the coding sequence TTGCCTGAGGCACCACAGCATAGCAACGCAGAAAAGGTTGGCCCCGGCCGCCTCGTCCTTGTCGTCGGCCCCAGCGGAGCCGGCAAGGACACGTTGTTGGACGGCCTGCGCGCGCGGCTCAAGGACCGGGCCGATGTGCAATTTGCCCGTCGCGCGATCACTCGAGAGGCGGATGCAGGCAGCGAAGACCATGACACCCTCTCCCAACTACAATTCGATCATCTGGTAGAGACCGGCAATGTAGCCCTTGCCTGGTCAGCGCATGATCTGGGCTACGTCATCCCAGTTCGCTACGACGATACCATCCGGGCTGGCGGGACGGTAATCGCCAATGGTTCTCGCCGCGCCTTGCCTCGTGCGTTCGCCAAATATCAAAATGTCGCGGTTCTTCTGATCACCGCACCAATCGAAGTGCTTGCAGAACGGTTGGCGAGCCGTGGCCGGGAAAGCCGTGAAGCGATCGAGAAGCGATTGAAACTTGCTGATCTTGAGATTGGCGAAACGGAGCACGTCATCCGAATAGAAAACACTGGCACTGTCGAAGACGGCGTCGCCGAAATATTCAAGCAACTTGAATTCTGA
- a CDS encoding DUF805 domain-containing protein, which yields MLQAADTVLAKYFTFSGRANRAEYWWWMLFMFLIGGTMYLVDAFLVAPAFGQSVTTSTGNTPASTVANLLLFLPSLTVSVRRLHDIDKSGLWLFVVFVPLIGALLLLYWSLKGGTMGSNDYGAPSY from the coding sequence ATGCTTCAAGCTGCTGACACGGTACTCGCCAAATATTTCACATTTTCAGGCAGGGCGAACCGCGCCGAATATTGGTGGTGGATGCTGTTCATGTTCCTGATCGGCGGAACCATGTATCTGGTGGATGCCTTTCTGGTTGCCCCCGCATTTGGCCAGTCCGTAACGACGAGCACCGGCAACACGCCGGCCTCTACCGTCGCCAATCTACTGCTTTTCCTGCCCAGCCTGACCGTCTCGGTTCGTCGGTTGCACGACATCGACAAGTCGGGCCTTTGGCTCTTCGTCGTCTTTGTGCCCCTGATCGGTGCACTGCTTCTTCTGTACTGGTCCCTCAAGGGAGGCACCATGGGCAGCAATGACTACGGCGCCCCGTCCTACTGA
- a CDS encoding AsmA family protein encodes MRRLLIGLGGLFFLLATIVLVVPFLLPKDTIKQQVIAEVEKAVGWRLRLDGPVSLSLLPGFSLIAESIGLSGEAGADGIEFAKAGKIEFGLGWGGLFGGEIQVTGITLVDPDIFLEIGASGLTSWAPRRELTPAEEAAEILSGELSAPSTPQVQEAVEEADLAKSADADFLKRIGIDRLDIVNGTVLYHDRSTDQRHEVSDLNLTLMAPDLEGEVSLDSTFVWQEKPIGLKGTLENPLGFVAGTRIPMDLMLTVDESSLGVAGQAGMDPIWADVAITGQGPSLQRFAALLGTTLPNDPGAFSVFAKITGDETALSLADLTASVGSLGLDGNVEANLGGDVPQVSGRIILRESNLEDLLTLAGQSLPAKGQLAGDVTFEASGDTSEALLATLDVRGSAQVVGGEVSGLGLADAVGGDASADVIKDIALELDLNGLDEKANLRGGLSWRGEAFTVTGSATPAPLLDGRSAPVAVKVKGAKLSAGYEGSASGAGGLEGAVSVETVSLRDLMAWMGQPVEAGNGLQGFKASGVFAVAGDTIRFDETRFTLDETSGSASGRIKLAGRPDVVAKLALNALVLDPYLESAPGRSGGSGNAGSSGPGSSAATGSGPSGSGSAWSDAPIDFTGLKAADVDFAITTKEIRWDKIKIDESALDATIKNGVLDANLKTLRLYGGSGSGNVRVNGAAEVAQISVQFALSDLDGYPVLRDAADFEWLEGKAKIALDVTTGGRSEKAMVDGLNGSASYSFADGAIRGVNIPKLVRGLSVETLLGWQSSSAEKTDFSSLSAFFDINNGIATTSDIALVGPLVRMSGQGTTNLPAKTLDWRVEPKIVPTLEGQAPTPRKKGAEKQMAGLAVPIVVKGPWANPQIYPDIQGILENPEAAYKQLQSMGGELSKILNGGKPDEALVDAANEAISRATGGKTQIDVQKVIEGDVNDQEILKAVEDGFGLPSGLLGSFGRKKKE; translated from the coding sequence ATGCGACGGCTATTGATCGGGCTTGGAGGCCTGTTCTTCCTACTGGCAACGATTGTGCTGGTGGTGCCATTTTTGCTGCCCAAGGACACGATCAAGCAGCAGGTCATTGCAGAAGTCGAGAAGGCCGTTGGTTGGCGTCTGAGGCTTGATGGCCCAGTAAGCCTTTCCCTTTTGCCTGGGTTTTCGCTTATTGCCGAGAGCATTGGTCTTTCCGGTGAAGCTGGAGCTGATGGCATCGAGTTCGCCAAGGCGGGGAAGATTGAGTTCGGGCTGGGCTGGGGGGGGCTCTTCGGTGGTGAAATTCAAGTCACAGGCATCACCCTGGTCGACCCGGACATCTTTCTCGAAATCGGGGCCTCCGGCCTAACAAGTTGGGCGCCTCGGCGTGAATTGACGCCGGCTGAAGAGGCTGCCGAGATACTTTCGGGCGAATTAAGCGCGCCAAGCACTCCGCAGGTACAGGAGGCTGTAGAGGAAGCGGACTTGGCGAAATCCGCCGATGCGGATTTCCTCAAGCGGATCGGCATAGATCGTCTCGATATCGTGAATGGCACGGTGCTCTATCACGATCGGAGCACCGACCAGCGGCATGAAGTCTCCGACCTGAACCTGACGCTGATGGCACCTGATCTCGAGGGTGAGGTTTCGCTCGATAGCACGTTCGTCTGGCAGGAAAAGCCGATAGGGCTGAAGGGCACATTGGAAAATCCTCTCGGATTTGTTGCCGGTACGCGCATTCCGATGGATCTGATGTTGACGGTTGATGAGAGCAGTCTTGGTGTTGCCGGTCAGGCCGGAATGGATCCGATTTGGGCCGATGTCGCCATCACTGGTCAGGGGCCATCCCTACAGCGTTTTGCTGCGCTCCTGGGAACAACGCTTCCCAATGATCCTGGCGCATTCTCGGTCTTTGCAAAGATCACGGGCGATGAAACTGCCCTGTCTCTTGCTGATCTGACGGCAAGCGTGGGCAGTCTGGGGCTTGACGGCAATGTGGAGGCGAACCTCGGCGGCGATGTTCCGCAGGTTTCTGGCCGAATTATCCTGCGTGAGAGCAATCTTGAAGATCTGCTGACACTTGCCGGGCAATCGTTGCCGGCGAAGGGGCAGCTTGCTGGCGATGTTACCTTTGAAGCCTCAGGGGATACGAGTGAAGCGCTCCTTGCGACGCTTGATGTCAGGGGCTCCGCCCAAGTGGTGGGCGGCGAAGTGTCGGGCCTCGGCCTTGCTGATGCGGTCGGAGGTGATGCCTCGGCCGACGTGATAAAGGATATAGCGCTTGAGTTGGATCTGAACGGCCTGGATGAGAAAGCTAACCTGCGCGGCGGGCTTTCCTGGCGTGGAGAGGCCTTCACGGTAACGGGCAGCGCAACGCCGGCGCCCTTGCTTGATGGCAGATCGGCGCCAGTGGCGGTCAAGGTGAAGGGCGCCAAGCTCAGCGCAGGCTATGAGGGCAGTGCCTCTGGTGCTGGAGGTCTGGAAGGCGCGGTTTCCGTTGAGACGGTGAGCCTGCGCGACCTGATGGCCTGGATGGGTCAGCCGGTCGAGGCTGGCAATGGTCTCCAGGGCTTTAAGGCATCCGGGGTCTTCGCGGTTGCGGGCGATACCATTCGCTTTGATGAAACGCGATTTACCCTGGATGAGACATCCGGATCGGCCAGCGGCCGGATCAAGCTGGCAGGTCGTCCGGATGTGGTTGCAAAGCTCGCGCTTAATGCGCTGGTGCTCGATCCCTATCTGGAATCTGCGCCCGGGAGATCTGGTGGATCCGGGAACGCTGGGTCTTCCGGACCCGGGTCCAGCGCAGCGACGGGCAGTGGCCCGAGCGGGTCTGGATCAGCCTGGAGCGATGCCCCGATCGACTTCACGGGCTTGAAGGCGGCGGATGTCGACTTTGCGATCACGACCAAGGAGATCCGTTGGGACAAGATCAAGATTGATGAGAGCGCGCTGGACGCGACCATCAAGAACGGTGTGCTCGACGCGAACCTGAAGACCTTGCGCCTATATGGGGGTAGCGGCAGCGGAAACGTACGTGTGAATGGAGCCGCAGAGGTCGCTCAGATCAGCGTTCAATTTGCGCTAAGCGATTTGGATGGCTACCCGGTTCTCCGTGACGCAGCCGATTTTGAATGGCTCGAGGGCAAGGCAAAGATTGCGCTGGATGTGACGACCGGTGGCCGGTCAGAAAAAGCAATGGTGGATGGCCTCAACGGGAGTGCATCCTACAGCTTCGCGGATGGCGCGATCCGTGGCGTCAACATTCCAAAGCTTGTACGGGGTCTCTCGGTCGAGACTCTCCTCGGCTGGCAGTCTTCGTCGGCGGAGAAAACCGACTTCAGCTCGCTGTCAGCTTTTTTCGACATTAACAATGGTATCGCGACGACGAGCGACATCGCGCTCGTTGGCCCTCTTGTGCGCATGAGCGGTCAGGGCACCACCAACCTGCCGGCGAAGACGCTCGATTGGCGTGTCGAGCCGAAGATTGTGCCGACGCTGGAAGGGCAAGCTCCGACACCGCGCAAGAAGGGTGCTGAAAAGCAGATGGCGGGACTGGCGGTGCCAATTGTCGTGAAGGGTCCTTGGGCAAATCCTCAGATCTATCCGGATATCCAGGGCATTTTGGAAAATCCCGAGGCTGCCTACAAACAGCTGCAATCTATGGGGGGCGAGCTTTCTAAAATCCTGAACGGGGGGAAACCGGATGAGGCGTTGGTCGATGCCGCAAATGAGGCGATCAGCCGCGCTACGGGCGGCAAGACCCAGATCGACGTCCAGAAGGTGATCGAGGGCGATGTCAATGATCAGGAAATTCTGAAAGCTGTTGAAGACGGGTTCGGCCTGCCATCCGGTCTGCTCGGTTCCTTCGGACGGAAAAAGAAAGAATAG
- the urtE gene encoding urea ABC transporter ATP-binding subunit UrtE: protein MLSVENIDLHYGAAQALKNVSLTAEVGKVTCVMGRNGVGKTSTLRAVVGQHPVSAGRIFWNGEDVSKLAAHARAKRGIAVVPQGREIFSLLSVKENLETGYACVPRKDRTVPETIFELFPVLKSMLSRRGGDLSGGQQQQLAIARALVTRPKLLVLDEPTEGIQPSIIKDIGRAIEWLRDQGDMAIVLVEQYFEFARDLADDFAVMDRGEVVMAGTRAELDETEVRRHLTV from the coding sequence ATGTTGAGCGTTGAAAACATCGATCTTCACTATGGCGCGGCGCAGGCGTTGAAGAATGTCTCACTGACTGCGGAAGTGGGCAAGGTGACCTGTGTCATGGGCCGAAATGGCGTCGGCAAGACCTCGACATTGCGCGCTGTGGTCGGGCAACACCCGGTCAGTGCAGGCAGGATTTTCTGGAACGGCGAGGACGTGTCCAAGCTGGCGGCCCATGCCCGGGCCAAGCGCGGCATCGCGGTGGTCCCCCAGGGCCGTGAAATCTTCTCCCTTTTGTCGGTCAAGGAGAACCTCGAAACAGGCTATGCCTGCGTCCCGCGTAAGGATCGGACGGTTCCCGAGACAATTTTCGAGCTCTTTCCCGTTCTCAAGTCCATGCTCTCGCGTCGGGGAGGCGATCTCTCGGGCGGACAGCAGCAGCAGCTGGCAATCGCCCGCGCTCTTGTGACCCGCCCCAAGCTCCTGGTTCTTGATGAGCCGACCGAGGGCATTCAGCCGTCAATCATCAAGGATATCGGCCGTGCGATTGAATGGCTGCGTGATCAGGGCGATATGGCGATTGTTCTGGTCGAGCAGTATTTCGAATTCGCCCGCGATCTTGCTGATGATTTTGCGGTCATGGATCGCGGCGAAGTGGTCATGGCCGGGACACGCGCCGAACTGGATGAAACAGAAGTGCGCAGGCATCTGACAGTCTGA